Proteins encoded in a region of the Streptomyces violaceoruber genome:
- a CDS encoding beta/gamma crystallin domain-containing protein, whose amino-acid sequence MCASRTPTAHSQSYCFANKGTYRFTESGPGTTVWVDKISTGNNWVNYHDANGTTVAYRKHYIISFPTRPPHVDWIEIL is encoded by the coding sequence ATGTGCGCTTCGAGAACGCCAACGGCCCACAGCCAAAGTTACTGCTTCGCCAACAAGGGCACCTACAGATTCACAGAGAGCGGGCCGGGCACCACCGTGTGGGTCGACAAGATCTCCACGGGAAACAACTGGGTCAACTATCACGACGCGAACGGGACAACCGTCGCCTACCGCAAGCACTACATCATCTCCTTTCCCACCAGGCCGCCCCACGTCGACTGGATCGAAATCCTGTAG
- a CDS encoding IS5 family transposase (programmed frameshift) has product MGRGDLTDAEWERLLPFLPVSNGRCGRWRDHRQVIDGILHRVRTGVQWRDLPERFGPWKTVYERHRLWSADGTWERLLQQVQAAADAAGEIDWDISVDSTIVRAHQHAAGAHRSAPCARLKGGRRGGTPGRDAVAEPRRPPGGGGAGSEGLGRSRGGFTSKVHLSADGRCRPLSLVITPGQRADCTQFKPVLEKIRVPKLGPGRPRKKPDSLAADKAYSNGPCREYLRRRGIRHTIPEKTDSHAARLRKGSRGGRPPGFDEERYKKRNTVERTINRLKQSRAVATRYDKRGYVYLGTATAAAVAIWLRT; this is encoded by the exons ATGGGGCGGGGAGATCTGACGGATGCCGAGTGGGAACGGCTGCTGCCCTTCCTGCCGGTGAGTAACGGTCGTTGCGGCCGGTGGCGGGATCACCGTCAGGTGATCGACGGGATTCTGCACCGGGTGCGGACCGGCGTTCAGTGGCGGGACCTGCCCGAGCGGTTCGGCCCGTGGAAAACCGTCTACGAACGCCACCGGCTGTGGTCAGCCGACGGCACCTGGGAACGTCTGCTGCAGCAGGTCCAGGCTGCAGCAGACGCGGCAGGTGAAATCGACTGGGACATCTCGGTGGACTCCACCATCGTCCGAGCCCATCAGCACGCGGCCGGCGCC CACCGATCCGCCCCCTGCGCCCGCCTCAAAGGGGGACGACGAGGTGGAACACCAGGACGAGACGCCGTGGCAGAGCCTCGTCGGCCGCCTGGTGGAGGTGGTGCTGGAAGTGAGGGCTTGGGTCGTTCGCGGGGCGGGTTCACCAGCAAGGTCCATCTGAGCGCGGACGGCCGCTGCCGTCCGCTCTCTCTGGTCATCACTCCAGGTCAAAGGGCCGACTGCACCCAGTTCAAGCCGGTCTTGGAGAAGATCCGCGTCCCCAAACTCGGCCCGGGCAGGCCACGCAAGAAGCCGGACAGCCTCGCCGCGGACAAGGCATACAGCAACGGGCCGTGTCGCGAGTACCTGCGGCGCCGGGGCATCCGGCACACGATCCCGGAGAAGACCGACAGCCATGCGGCCCGTCTGCGCAAGGGTTCACGCGGTGGGCGGCCACCGGGCTTCGACGAGGAGCGGTACAAAAAGCGAAACACCGTCGAACGGACTATCAACCGTTTGAAGCAGTCCCGAGCTGTCGCTACCCGTTACGACAAGCGCGGTTACGTCTACCTTGGCACCGCGACAGCGGCAGCCGTGGCGATCTGGCTCCGGACCTGA
- a CDS encoding TetR/AcrR family transcriptional regulator C-terminal domain-containing protein yields the protein MTKGITRERIVTAALELLDDQGMDALTVRTLASRLDVRPSALYWHVRNKQELLDEMATEVMRRVADALAAVLPGDGWRDDLAAYGRVLRSEYLLHRDGARIFSGTRITDPDVVRMKEPLFERWTASGWKPADADDAIDLVTAFAVGFVIEEQERRQAAGADPSRYSIDQRDAWLGEGAPLVKEAGHLHDDGDRRFERLLGMVLDGIGARLDT from the coding sequence ATGACCAAGGGCATCACCCGGGAGCGGATCGTCACGGCGGCGCTCGAACTCCTTGACGACCAGGGCATGGACGCCCTCACCGTCCGTACACTCGCCTCCCGGCTGGATGTCCGCCCCTCCGCGCTCTACTGGCATGTGCGCAACAAGCAGGAGTTGCTCGACGAGATGGCCACCGAGGTCATGCGCCGGGTCGCCGACGCCCTCGCCGCGGTCCTGCCGGGCGACGGATGGCGCGACGACCTCGCCGCCTACGGTCGCGTGCTGCGCTCGGAGTACCTGCTCCACCGCGACGGGGCACGTATCTTCAGCGGCACCCGGATCACCGACCCGGACGTGGTCCGCATGAAGGAGCCGTTGTTCGAACGCTGGACCGCGTCCGGCTGGAAGCCCGCCGACGCGGACGACGCCATCGACCTGGTTACCGCGTTCGCCGTCGGCTTCGTCATTGAGGAGCAGGAGAGGCGCCAGGCCGCCGGGGCCGATCCGTCGCGCTACTCGATCGACCAGCGCGACGCCTGGCTCGGCGAAGGCGCGCCACTGGTCAAGGAGGCCGGGCACCTCCACGATGACGGCGACCGGCGGTTCGAACGGCTCCTCGGCATGGTCCTCGACGGGATTGGCGCCCGGCTGGACACGTGA
- a CDS encoding FAD-dependent monooxygenase, producing the protein MQKRALVVGLGIAGMSAAIGLRRAGWTPVIVERAPERRTGGYFVGLFPEGRQAAVDLGIADHLHTRNPERAAGTNAWSVDRRGRRRPALGFLDQPGGPAAVLRGDIEAALWQSITGVEVRFATTPVAITEGPAEAQVLLEHADTGGQYRESFDLVIGADGMRSSVRRMVFGPHEDHLTTWNAMICAFQLKEQAPTYEASDSIIIARAKRAVWVFGLADHAPTALLTYRTTDIQEQFSGSRLERLRAVFSGMDDPTVRHVLDSLEEAPDHVFDSVHQVRMPRWSTGRVVLVGDAAWCMNLYSGMGATSSLRGGAALGAALQEHPDDLAAALDAWEVGLRPFITKHQRAARLKQQMFVPSSRRAEALRSVLVGLARRVRGRQSATESGGPQDVALSGTLR; encoded by the coding sequence ATGCAGAAGAGGGCGTTGGTGGTGGGGCTCGGGATCGCGGGGATGTCCGCGGCGATCGGGCTGCGCCGGGCCGGTTGGACGCCGGTGATCGTCGAACGGGCGCCCGAGCGGCGCACCGGGGGCTACTTCGTCGGGCTGTTCCCGGAGGGCCGACAGGCCGCGGTCGACCTGGGTATCGCCGACCACCTGCACACCCGCAACCCGGAACGCGCGGCCGGCACGAATGCGTGGTCGGTGGATCGCCGAGGCAGGCGCAGGCCGGCTCTGGGATTCCTGGACCAACCCGGAGGGCCGGCAGCGGTGCTGCGCGGCGACATCGAGGCCGCGCTGTGGCAGAGCATCACGGGTGTCGAGGTGCGGTTCGCGACCACTCCGGTCGCGATCACCGAGGGGCCTGCCGAGGCGCAGGTCCTGCTCGAGCACGCCGACACCGGTGGCCAGTACCGCGAGAGCTTCGACCTGGTGATCGGCGCGGACGGAATGCGCTCAAGCGTGCGGCGGATGGTGTTCGGTCCGCACGAGGACCACCTGACCACGTGGAACGCGATGATCTGCGCCTTCCAGCTGAAGGAGCAGGCGCCCACGTACGAGGCGAGCGACAGCATCATCATCGCGCGCGCCAAGCGGGCGGTGTGGGTGTTCGGGCTCGCCGACCACGCGCCCACCGCGCTGCTGACCTACCGGACAACGGACATCCAGGAGCAGTTCAGCGGGTCGCGACTCGAGCGGCTGCGCGCGGTCTTCTCCGGGATGGACGATCCCACGGTGCGCCACGTCCTGGATTCCCTGGAAGAGGCCCCTGACCACGTGTTCGACTCGGTACACCAGGTGCGGATGCCGCGGTGGAGTACGGGGCGAGTCGTGCTGGTGGGGGACGCGGCCTGGTGCATGAACCTCTACTCGGGCATGGGCGCCACGTCCTCGCTGCGCGGTGGCGCCGCACTGGGCGCGGCCCTGCAGGAGCACCCCGACGACCTCGCCGCCGCCCTGGACGCCTGGGAGGTCGGGCTGCGTCCGTTCATCACCAAGCACCAGCGCGCCGCGCGGCTCAAGCAGCAGATGTTCGTCCCGTCCAGCCGTCGGGCCGAGGCGTTGCGCTCGGTCCTCGTCGGTTTGGCCCGCAGGGTCCGCGGCCGCCAGTCGGCGACGGAGTCGGGCGGTCCGCAGGACGTGGCGCTGTCAGGCACGTTGCGGTGA
- a CDS encoding NADPH-dependent oxidoreductase, protein MTDSSQRDALLEARYGQQAAPANIIWNEQIEALLAHRSVRAFTDEPLPDGALETVVAAAQSASTSSNLHQWSLVAVSDPETKAELARLTHGAEFTGFDFVAQAPSVLLWIADMSRSHAISVEQGGKPVVTDYVDAFLMASVDAALAAQNGLVAAEAIGLGGVYLGSLRNHAKELSDLIGLPAYAYVVFGMAVGTPDPHRPSAVHPRPAQDVVLHRERYRTRPVEEWIEDYETAFKAFRAEYGLRDKTWSHSVVVSTGLDYMDGRENLRRTLEERGYLLR, encoded by the coding sequence ATGACTGACTCGTCACAGCGCGACGCACTCCTGGAAGCCCGCTACGGGCAGCAGGCGGCGCCGGCGAACATCATCTGGAACGAGCAGATCGAAGCGCTGCTCGCGCACCGCTCAGTGCGCGCGTTCACCGACGAGCCACTGCCCGACGGCGCTCTGGAGACGGTGGTGGCGGCCGCCCAGTCGGCGTCCACGTCGTCGAACCTCCATCAGTGGAGTCTCGTGGCCGTCTCGGACCCGGAGACGAAGGCCGAACTCGCAAGGCTGACACACGGCGCGGAGTTCACCGGGTTCGATTTCGTCGCCCAGGCCCCCAGCGTGCTGCTGTGGATAGCGGACATGTCGCGCAGCCACGCGATCAGTGTCGAGCAGGGCGGCAAGCCCGTCGTCACCGACTACGTCGACGCCTTCCTGATGGCGTCGGTCGACGCGGCCCTGGCCGCCCAGAATGGTCTTGTGGCGGCAGAGGCGATCGGCCTGGGAGGCGTGTACCTGGGCTCGCTGCGCAACCACGCCAAGGAGCTCTCCGACCTGATCGGACTTCCCGCGTACGCCTACGTCGTGTTCGGCATGGCCGTCGGTACCCCGGACCCGCACCGCCCCAGTGCGGTGCATCCCCGTCCGGCACAGGACGTCGTGCTGCATCGCGAGCGCTACCGGACACGGCCGGTCGAGGAGTGGATCGAGGACTACGAGACCGCGTTCAAGGCCTTCCGCGCCGAGTACGGACTGCGTGACAAGACATGGAGCCACTCCGTCGTGGTGAGTACGGGCCTGGATTACATGGATGGGCGTGAGAACCTGCGCCGTACGCTGGAGGAGCGCGGCTACCTGCTGCGCTGA
- a CDS encoding FAD-dependent monooxygenase, translating into MQKRALVVGLGIAGMSAAIGLRQAGWTPVIVERAPERRTGGYFIFMFPEGVRAAADLGIADHLHTRNPEWRPGGNSWSVDRRGRRKPALGLLDAPSGLAAVLRSDIEAALWQGITGDGTEDAVEVRFATTPVEITEGAGGVRVLLEDAGTGKQYLEEFDLVVGADGMRSSVRRMVFGPDEDYLANWKAMICAFQMKEQVPTYEASDSIIVSRPKRAMWVFGLADHAPCAWLTYRTDDIPDRFAGPSIEQVRAAFSGMEDDPVVRHVLDSLEQAPDHVFDSIHQVKMDRWSTGRVVLVGDAAWCMNTYSAMGSSSSLRGGAALGAALREHPDDLAAALDAWEVGLRPYITSQRRSARIKQQRFVPSSRPVQVLVSGVLDLVRRVVHRRLAAEFTAAAAPTAAAVPSGRTR; encoded by the coding sequence ATGCAGAAGAGGGCACTAGTGGTAGGGCTCGGGATCGCGGGGATGTCCGCGGCCATCGGGCTGCGCCAGGCAGGTTGGACACCGGTGATCGTCGAACGGGCACCTGAGCGACGTACCGGGGGCTACTTCATCTTCATGTTCCCGGAGGGTGTGCGGGCTGCGGCCGACCTGGGGATCGCCGACCACCTGCACACCCGCAACCCGGAATGGCGACCGGGCGGGAACTCGTGGTCGGTGGATCGCCGGGGCAGGCGGAAGCCGGCTCTGGGATTGCTGGACGCGCCCAGCGGGCTGGCAGCGGTGTTGCGCAGCGACATCGAGGCCGCGTTGTGGCAGGGCATTACCGGCGACGGGACCGAGGACGCCGTCGAGGTACGGTTCGCGACCACTCCGGTCGAGATCACCGAGGGCGCCGGCGGAGTGCGGGTCCTGCTCGAGGACGCCGGCACCGGGAAGCAGTACCTCGAGGAATTCGATCTCGTGGTCGGCGCGGACGGGATGCGCTCGAGCGTGCGCCGGATGGTGTTCGGTCCGGACGAGGACTACCTGGCGAACTGGAAGGCGATGATCTGCGCGTTCCAGATGAAGGAGCAGGTTCCCACGTACGAGGCGAGCGACAGCATCATCGTCTCGCGCCCCAAGCGTGCGATGTGGGTGTTCGGACTCGCCGATCACGCGCCCTGCGCGTGGCTGACCTACCGCACCGACGACATTCCGGACCGGTTCGCCGGGCCGTCGATCGAGCAGGTGCGCGCGGCCTTTTCCGGGATGGAGGACGACCCCGTGGTGCGCCACGTCCTGGACTCTCTGGAGCAGGCCCCTGACCACGTGTTCGATTCGATCCATCAGGTGAAGATGGACCGGTGGAGTACGGGGCGGGTCGTGCTGGTGGGGGACGCGGCCTGGTGCATGAACACCTACTCGGCCATGGGCTCCTCGTCCTCGCTGCGCGGTGGCGCCGCACTGGGCGCGGCCCTGCGGGAGCACCCCGACGACCTCGCCGCCGCCCTGGACGCCTGGGAGGTCGGCCTGCGTCCCTACATCACCAGCCAGCGGCGCTCCGCACGGATCAAACAACAGCGGTTCGTACCGTCCAGCCGCCCGGTCCAGGTGCTGGTTTCGGGCGTTCTCGATCTGGTCCGCAGGGTCGTCCACCGCCGGCTGGCGGCGGAGTTCACCGCGGCTGCGGCTCCGACTGCGGCCGCTGTCCCCTCCGGCAGGACGCGGTGA
- a CDS encoding PH domain-containing protein encodes MTLTLIGMAVAAGLTAPGTERWWWIGGVVAFSCLVLLSMVNQATGTTLLTPKGMEFRTLLSHRAVPWDEVVSVEKRYRTGRNGTWSYVRVLRAHGRALTLPGALTARWNDPKFEAKLATIRQYTAHVNDN; translated from the coding sequence GTGACGCTGACCTTGATCGGTATGGCGGTGGCGGCTGGACTCACGGCACCAGGCACCGAGCGCTGGTGGTGGATCGGTGGCGTCGTCGCCTTCTCCTGCCTCGTACTGCTTTCCATGGTCAATCAGGCGACAGGAACGACGCTCCTCACCCCAAAGGGCATGGAGTTCCGAACCCTCCTCAGCCATCGGGCAGTCCCTTGGGACGAGGTCGTGAGCGTTGAGAAGCGATACCGCACAGGACGGAACGGCACATGGTCCTACGTGCGCGTTCTCCGCGCGCACGGCAGAGCTCTCACGCTTCCAGGCGCCTTAACTGCACGCTGGAACGACCCCAAGTTCGAGGCGAAGTTGGCTACGATCCGGCAGTACACCGCTCACGTGAACGACAACTGA
- a CDS encoding TetR/AcrR family transcriptional regulator: MARPKTQLLSAARIADGAIELVDRTGDVQMVQLARHLGVAPSSLYSHVTGRAEVIDLARLRMLERMESVGPAHDWREAVANLLRRLTALYARHRRILPLLSTTAVACDRSIAVYEPMFAALIDGGFRRDQLRLVVAMVEFQAFGLAQGLPAPVMSDHIRETLPAYTASVDHSRYDLPTATEFSVAMVIGGLEAIRTHPGAP; encoded by the coding sequence GTGGCCAGACCGAAGACGCAGCTGTTGTCTGCTGCACGGATCGCGGACGGCGCGATCGAACTCGTCGACCGTACTGGCGACGTGCAGATGGTTCAGCTGGCCCGGCACCTCGGCGTCGCCCCGTCCTCGCTCTACTCCCATGTCACAGGCCGGGCGGAGGTCATCGATCTCGCCCGGCTGCGGATGCTGGAACGGATGGAGTCCGTCGGGCCGGCGCACGACTGGCGCGAGGCCGTGGCCAACCTCCTGCGCCGGCTCACCGCCCTCTACGCCAGACACCGACGCATCCTGCCGCTCCTCTCCACCACCGCCGTAGCCTGCGACCGTTCCATCGCGGTCTACGAGCCGATGTTCGCCGCACTGATCGACGGAGGCTTCCGGCGAGACCAACTGCGCCTGGTCGTCGCCATGGTCGAGTTCCAGGCGTTCGGTCTCGCCCAGGGGCTGCCGGCCCCCGTCATGTCCGACCACATTCGCGAGACCCTTCCCGCCTACACCGCATCAGTGGACCACTCGCGCTACGACCTGCCCACCGCGACCGAGTTCTCCGTGGCCATGGTCATCGGCGGACTGGAAGCGATCCGGACTCACCCCGGTGCACCGTGA